The Candidatus Methylomirabilis lanthanidiphila genomic interval GATGGTCGCCTGGTGCGAGACGAGCGAGTGGAGGCGCCGACACACGCGCTCGAGATGTTGCAGCAGGCTGGGCTGCAGAAGGAGTAACATGAATATCCTGGCCACTGTGAAGATCGCCTTCAGAGCCCTGAGGGTCAATACTCTCCGGTCGGCCCTGACCATGCTCGGGATCATCATCGGTGTCGCCGCTGTCATCACCATGGTGGCGGTGGGCTCCGGCGCCAAGGCCCAGATCGCGCAGCAGATCCGGAGTATCGGGAGTAACGTCATTATTGTCCTCTCGGGAAGCCTGACAAGCGGGGGCATTCGGCTGGGGCACGGCTCGATCCTGACCCTGTCGGAGGATGATGCGAAAGCGATCGCCGCCGAGTGCCCTGCCGTAGCGTTGACGGCCTCGAGTGTGCGTGGAACAGGGCAGGTCGTATTCGGGAACAACAACTGGTCGACGGTGATCCAGGGAACGGCTCCGGAGTTTCTTGAGATCCGGGATTTCAGGGTGCTGTATGGGCGTCCTTTCACACGGCAGGACGTGGACGGGGCAACGAAGGTAGCGCTGGTCGGGCAAACCGTGGTCGAGAACCTTTTCGGCGGCACCGACCCGATCGGACAGATCATTCGGATCAAGAGGGTCCCGTTTACCGTGATCGGTGTGCTCTCCCCTAAGGGACAATCGCCATGGGGACAGGATCAGGATGATATCGTCCTCCTTCCCATCTCCACGGCCAAGAAGAAGGTGCTCGGGATCAGCCAGGCCAATGCGCGCGCGGTGGGGGCCATCCTGATCCAGGCGCGCGGCCCGCTGATGATGAAGGAGGCGGAAGATCAAATCACAACGCTCCTTCGACAGCGGCATCACCTGCAGCCGGACGAGGAGGATGATTTCAATATCCGCAATCTCACAGAGGTCTTTGCCCTTCAAGAGCGAGCGGCCGAGGTGATGTCGCTTTTGCTGGGGGCCGTTGCCTTGGTGTCGCTGGTGGTGGGGGGGATCGGTATCATGAACATCATGCTCGTGTCCGTGAGGGAACGGACGCGGGAGATCGGATTGCGTCTGGCGGTCGGCGCCAGGATGCGCGATATCCTGACACAGTTTCTGGTCGAGGCGGTCACCCTGTCGCTGATCGGGGGTCTGATCGGGATTGTGCTGGGCCTGGCGGTCTCGACCCTGATCTCATCCATGGTCATGTGGGCTACGCAAATCAGTGTCGTCGCTATACTTGTGGCCTTCACCTTCTCAGGGTTGGTGGGGGTGTTCTTCGGCTATTACCCCGCCCGCAAGGCCTCCTTCCTCGACCCCATCGAGGCGCTCCGATACGAGTGAAAAAACAGCCATCAGCGTTCAGCGGCAGGCCGACCGCTGACGGCTGAATGCTGGCTGCTGCACATGAGCGATCAGAGATTCGAGCTGTTCGAAACGACAGCGGATGTCGGGATTGTGGCGTGGGGCGAGACTCTGGAGGAGCTGTTCGCCAATGCCGCCAGAGGGATGTTTGCGCTGATGATCGACGCGGACACAGTGCGCTCCACCGGCCTCCTCCCCATCGAGGCGCAAGGACGCGATCTTCCCTCGCTGCTGGTGGCATGGTTAAACGAGCTGTTGTACCGGTGTGAGGCCGAAGAATGGGCGCCGGTCGATGTGCGTGTGACGGCGGTCGAGGACGGGTGCGCGCGTGGAGAGCTGGCGGGAGAGCCTGCAGAGACGGAGCGGCACCGGTTCAAGGGCATCGTCAAGGCCGCCACGTATCACCTCCTCGAATGTCGTAAG includes:
- a CDS encoding multidrug ABC transporter substrate-binding protein, with product MNILATVKIAFRALRVNTLRSALTMLGIIIGVAAVITMVAVGSGAKAQIAQQIRSIGSNVIIVLSGSLTSGGIRLGHGSILTLSEDDAKAIAAECPAVALTASSVRGTGQVVFGNNNWSTVIQGTAPEFLEIRDFRVLYGRPFTRQDVDGATKVALVGQTVVENLFGGTDPIGQIIRIKRVPFTVIGVLSPKGQSPWGQDQDDIVLLPISTAKKKVLGISQANARAVGAILIQARGPLMMKEAEDQITTLLRQRHHLQPDEEDDFNIRNLTEVFALQERAAEVMSLLLGAVALVSLVVGGIGIMNIMLVSVRERTREIGLRLAVGARMRDILTQFLVEAVTLSLIGGLIGIVLGLAVSTLISSMVMWATQISVVAILVAFTFSGLVGVFFGYYPARKASFLDPIEALRYE
- a CDS encoding Protein archease yields the protein MSDQRFELFETTADVGIVAWGETLEELFANAARGMFALMIDADTVRSTGLLPIEAQGRDLPSLLVAWLNELLYRCEAEEWAPVDVRVTAVEDGCARGELAGEPAETERHRFKGIVKAATYHLLECRKDGDHWQARVVFDV